Part of the Vitis vinifera cultivar Pinot Noir 40024 chromosome 13, ASM3070453v1 genome is shown below.
AGAATTGtttactgccatcctcattgtctcccaactgtttggcaaagaagccaagacgatcagagcacgaatctcttcatcaaaatcaatttctacagatgacaattgatttgtgattgtattaaattcattcagatgttatgctactgatgcattctctgccatcttcaaattgaacaatttcttcatcagatgcaccttattgtttgcagacggcttttcatacataccggacaaagccttcatcagatttgctgtggtcttctcctttacaacattgtgtgcaacagacctaaatagagttaacctaataactcctagaacctgtctgtcaagaagcgcccattcctcagccttcatactctcaggttttgtccccaaaagaggcaaatgcaatttcctcccatagagataatcttcaatctgcatcctccaatacgcaaagtcaatgtcatcaaacttttctattccagacgcctttcctgcttcctctgccattgctcccactcaaacttaaccctagactctgataccagttgtagggaattaaactaAATCcccaacctgtgagaaacaaaaaaaaaaagagaaaacacacgtcaaagaaaaaacaattacacgcacaagacagtatttacgtggttcgacaATTTTCCCTACATCCAcagagttgcagggatatcactattatcaaggaataatacagagtacaaccacGACGGCTACAacattttctctctatatataacacgacaaccacaccacactaaaaaaccctaattacaaaaggtggttctaCAATGGCCTAAACGGGCCCAATAGGCCTCAGTAAATCTTCCATTAAAaaaccatgcaatattattcaggtcgggtcgtcaaaccggatcaaacaaaactaggctccacaaagcctaAGAGTTTGTGCATGAATTATGAAATAGTCTTACTTGCCGGACGATACAGCAAGCGGGTTGAAGAAGCTAAGGGAGATAGAGTTGGAGAATCTGCGCGGAAATGGAAAGGGAGAACGCAAGACGTCTGATAAGATCTATGATTACGACACTTACAATGACCTTTGGGATCCTGATGATAGTAAGGATCTTGCCCGTCCCATTCTTGGCGGACAGGATCATCCTTACCCTAGGAGATGCAGAACCGGGCGTCCTAGTTCCAAGAAAGGTATGTAATGAGTGGTATTATTTATGTATTATGTTTTgcccattaatttatttgaagtttTGAGCTGATTGATGTAGACCCGTTGTCGGAGACGAGAAGCAGCAGTGTGTATGTGCCAAGGGATGAAGCATTTGAAGAAGTGAAGCAGATGACATTCTCGACGAAGACGCTGAAATCAGTGCTGCACGCGCTGCTACCTCAGGTGGAGATCATGCTGCTGGATCCACACCTTGTATTTCCCTACTTCACTGCCATAGACTTACTGTTTCAAGGAGTCCCTTTGCCCAAGAGCAAGAACTTCTTTCAGTCAATCATCCCAAGACTAGTGAAGACCATAGCTGAAGGAGAAGGAGATATTTTGCTCTTTGAAACCCCTGCAATGATCGACAGTATGCCTGATCTCTTCCTTGCTTCCTCTTCTCTTCTTGAGATGGATCGAGTCGTTGATGAATCAGTGTTCTTCTGTTGCAGGAGATAAATTTGCTTGGTTTAGGGATGAGGAGTTTTCTAGGTAGACTCTTGCTGGTCTCAACCCGTATAGCCTTCAGTTGGTTTCAGTATGTTCATTCTGTCAAACGCATGAGTAATGTAGTAGGAGATAAGAGTCCAAACAATCCATTTTTTCCAATCAGTTTACATGAATTCAAGCCTATGGTCCATGCCTTCTCCTGCAGGAGTGGCCCTTGAAGAGTAAACTGGATCCTGGGATCTATGGTCCTCCAGAATCATTGATCACAGCAAAACTGATCGAGAGAGAGATCAAAGGGGTCATGACTATTGATGAGGTAACGCCCATTCTACTCCCTTGTAAGCTTGTTTAGTTGGACCCCATTTTGCGTTTAACTCGGTTTTTGGGCTTTGTATGACTAAGATCTTAAGGGGGTTTGAAGAACTGGTTCTGTTGTTGTGTGTCACTGCAGGCCTTGAAACAGAAGAAGATGTTCATATTGGATTATCACGACCTTCTCTTACCTTATGTGAACAAAGTGAGGGAGATTGAAGGCACTACATTGTATGGATCTCGAACTCTGTTCTTCCTAACCATGGATGGCACATTGAGGCCTCTTGCAATCGAGCTAACTAGGCCGCCAGTTGGTGACAAGCTGCAGTGGAAGCAAGTGTTCACACCAGGCTGGGATGGCACAAGTTGCTGGCTATGGAGGCTGGCTAAAGCTCATGTTTGTGCTCATGACTCTGGTTATCACCAGCTTGTTCACTGGTAAAATGATTTGAGACTCTGCTCATTGTCTATAAACCGGGCTTTTACCAATTCAACAATCAGAACAAGCTGAAACCACATGGTTGGGATTGTATTTTTTGCAGGCTAAGGACTCACTGTTGTACTGAGCCATACATCATTGCAGCTAACCGGCAACTAAGCGCTATGCACCCAATCTATAGACTCCTGCATCCTCATTTCAGGTACACAATGGAGATCAATGCTCTTGCTCAGGAAAGCCTCATAAATGCAGGTGGAATCATTGAGAGCTGCTTCTCGCCAGGCAAGTATGCCATTGAGCTCAGTTCTGCTGCCTATGACCGGCTCTAGAGATTTGACATTGAAGCTTTGCCTGCTGACCTGATCCGAAGGCATAGGAGACAGTTTCAACGATATGATAAAAGATATTGTACTCTATATGGTTACCTCTGAATCAGAATTTGTCGTTTTCTTTCAGAGGAATGGCAGTTGATCCAACAGCTGAGCATGGGCTGAAGCTCACCATGAAGGATTACCCTTTTGCCAACGACGGTCTAGTCCTTTGGGATGCCATCAAGCAGTGGGTTAGGGACTATGTGAACCATTACTACCCAGACCCAAGCCTGGTTGAGTCTGATAAGGAGCTACAAGGTTGGTGGACAGAAGTTCGAACCAAAGGGCATGCAGACAAGAAGGATGAGCCATGGTGGCCTGTCATGAAAACCCCAGAAGATCTAATCCATGTTTTAACAACCATAATCTGGGTTACAGCAGGGCACCATGCAGCCGTGAACTTCGGTCAATATGTATATGCCGGGTACTTTCCTAATCGGCCCACAATAGCTCGAACCAACATGCCAACTGAGAACCCATCAGATGAGGAGTTCAAGAACTTTCTGCATAAGCCAGAAATTGCCTTGTTAAAGTGCTTCCCTTCACAGATTCAAGCAACAAAAGTGATGGCAGTTTTGGATGTTCTGTCGAGTCATTCACCAGATGAGGAGTACCTCGGTGACCAGATGGAGCCATCCTGGACGGAAAACCCAATCATAAAGGCTGCATTTGAACGGTTCAATGGCAGATTGAAGGAGCTTGAGGGGATCATTGATGGGAGGAACACCAATTTGAACCTGAAGAACAGAACTGGAGCCGGGGTTGTTCCATATGAACTCTTGAAGCCATTCTCAAAACCAGGGGTCACAGGAATGGGAGTTCCTAATAGCATCTCTATCTAAATTATGATGCTACACTGCATCGTAAAATAGCTAATATAAATAAGCATATCTAGATTCCATGTCTCGAGAACTTCCAACATTCTTACCATGTCTTTTGCCTCAATGGAAGGTAGTTTGTCGAATCTTATgaaatctaatttatttacttacaaaTGTTCAACAAGTTATGCCATGTCTGAAACAGAAACTAAACCTGGGAAAAAACTGAAACAGGGCATTTAGACAACAAAGGGAAAGAagtacaaaaacaagaaaaatc
Proteins encoded:
- the LOC109123694 gene encoding linoleate 13S-lipoxygenase 2-1, chloroplastic-like, which produces MHEPNNLNPLEHTSCGGWQLMRWRHRVRVVTDHGVSRMVQIWHEGGGKGVVVASGLKKLREIELENLRGNGKGERKTSDKIYDYDTYNDLWDPDDSKDLARPILGGQDHPYPRRCRTGRPSSKKDPLSETRSSSVYVPRDEAFEEVKQMTFSTKTLKSVLHALLPQVEIMLLDPHLVFPYFTAIDLLFQGVPLPKSKNFFQSIIPRLVKTIAEGEGDILLFETPAMIDSMPDLFLASSSLLEMDRVVDESEWPLKSKLDPGIYGPPESLITAKLIEREIKGVMTIDEALKQKKMFILDYHDLLLPYVNKVREIEGTTLYGSRTLFFLTMDGTLRPLAIELTRPPVGDKLQWKQVFTPGWDGTSCWLWRLAKAHVCAHDSGYHQLVHW